The region CTACTTCAGCGGTTCTGGCGAGATCGTGAGCATGGGTCTGCCAGGCACGACGTTCCATAATCTTGATCCGATTGCTCGCTGTCAACGTTCGACCGGTGGCTGCATTGCGATGGGGAACGAATGGATCTTTCATCTGCCCAACAATTTGGCCGTGTTAGGCTTGTCGGCAACGTTCGGCCCCATGCCAGGCACTTACCGTGGAAGCTACCCCAACGAAGCAGAAGCGAAGAAGGCACTCACCCAGGCAAAAGTGATCGACGCGGACGACTTCCGAATTGACCGTTTTGACGTCGAAGGAGAATCGATCAAGCTCGATCGAGGCGTTGGTGCCAAACTGCTGGACAGATTAAGATACGATTCGCCCATAAACGAACCGCCCGCCCCCATCTCCGCGACGCTGTACGACGACTGTTTGATCGTTCGTATCCCAGTCGATACCTACTACCCGGCCAAAACACCCTCCGCAGCGATTGTGCTGATCGGTCGTGACAAAGGGCGGCCGTTCGCTTACTACGCGGAAGGGGAGTACTCGCATCACTTCACGCCGGTCTCTTGGAACCGACCCGCAGATGAATAGCCGTCATGATCTCTTGTTATTCCAACACTCGCGGAAGCGTTCCGATTGTTTGAACTCGGAGCGTTTTTTTATGCGCGTGTCGGTCCCGTTATTGAACGCAAATGGCTGTAACCTTCCACCTCAATCGGAACTGAAACCTCTCTAGCAGCAGCGGGGGGAGTGATAGCTAAGCGACTTTAACGGCTTGGCAAGACGGCACGGTCGGAAAGCTTTTGAAGGAGCCTTCACGCTGCAAAGTCGATGATATCAATACGACATGCACGCACTTTGCCGCTAGCAACGTGGCCGCGTGCCGTCATCGTGTCTGCTGGAATCGAGGAAGAGGAGTGCGAGTCTCCCACCGCCCCGCGACTGTAACGAGGACGATCGTCACAAACCACTGAAGCTGCGAATGCCGTTTCGGGAAGGGTGACGAAAGGATGAATCGAAGTCAGGATATTCGCCCAGCCAGACGTTGCCAGATTCAAACGTTTCCACGAGGGATGGAAAGGTCAGCGCGTGAAATTGAAATATGGTTGGGGCCCGCCGAAGTTCGGAGCCCTTTGTTTACTTGGGTTCGCATGTTGGACATCTTCGGCAAGCGCCCAAGAGCTGTTGCCGGCCGATGTCTCAGCGGTTCAACCGGTTGCCTTTCAGGATGGGGAAGGGGAGTCGGTCGTCGAGCAGGTGCCAGACGTGCCTCAGATTGCCGATGACGAAGCCGAGATGCTTCCCCCGGTGATTGTCCGCAGCCAACCCAACAGTGGCGATTCGCAGCGTGACTACGATGCGACATTCTCGAACGCGACCGTCGTCACGCCCACGGCGATGAACACCGAAGAACGCAAGTTCGGTGGTTCGGTGCAAGTGATCGCACGCGACCAGATCGAACAATCGGACGCATTCACCGTCGGTGAAATCTTGGCTCGTCAGCCAGGCGTCGATGTCGTTAACTCCGGGGGACCAGGCGGCGTACGATCGATCTTCCTGCGAGGGGCCAACTCGCAGCATACTAAGGTACTTATCGACGGCTCTCCGGTAAACGATCCGAGCAGCCCAAGCCGTGGCTTTGACGCCGCAAACTTGACCCTCGATAACGTCGAGCGAATTGAAATCCTGCAAGGGCCGCAAAGCCTTTTGTATGGCTCGGAAGCGATCGGCGGTGTCGTCAACATCATTACGCGTCGTGGCGAAGGCCCGCTTTCCGGAGCGATCTCGGCCCAGGGTGGTGCGTACGAAACGCATCGCGAAGGGGGCTACATCCAAGGCAGCAGCGGCGCGTTCGATTATTCGTTCTCTGGTTCGTGGCTCGATACGCAGTCGTTCTCAGCCGCTACTAGCGGTGTCGAGCGTGATCCATTCGAGGTCGGCTCGCTGGCAGGTGCCTTTGGTGTTCAGCTGACCGATAACACCGAGTTTGTCTATCGCCTGCGTTATACCGACGCGACAGCACGTATCGACGACGCTGCGTTTTCGCTCGGTTCGCCGCCAACGGATGACCTGACTCGGGTCAACCTGACGAAGAACTTCGTACAGCGGTTCGAGGTGAACAACGAAATTCTCGACGGCAACATCCGTCAGCAGTTCGCCTACGACTACGTTGATTACGAACGCCAAGACACCGACGACTTCTTCCCCAGCAACTTTGACGGGGCGACGCGTCAGTTCACTTACCTCGGTACCGCGGTATTGTGGCCAGATCACGAGTTCTCCGTTGGCGTGCAGCATTGGGACGAATCGGCCACGACCGAATACCTGCCATCGGCACCGTCGACGGCCAGCCAGTATCAATCCGGTATCTTCTTTCAGGACCAGATTTCGTTCTGGGATCGATTGCATCTGACCGCTGGTGTTCGCTGGGACGATCATAGCGAAGCGGGTGCACACCAAACCTACCGCACGACCGCTGCATACGAGATTCATGAGACAGGAACGCGCCTGCGTGGAAGTCTCGGCACTGGCTACCGCGCTCCGTCGTTGTCAGAGAACATCTTGCCCTTTGGCAATCCAAATCTCCGTCCGGAACGAAGCCGCGGCTGGGAATATGGAATCGATCAGTCGCTGTGGAACGAGCAAGTCGTGCTCGGCGCAACTTACTTCCGCAACGATTATCGCGATTTGATTCTGTACGACTCGGCCACGTTCACGCTGCTGAACATCGGTCAGGCCCGTTCGCACGGGGTCGAGCTGACCGCCGATTGGTACATCAATGCGGCATGGACCGTTTGGGGATCGTTTACCCACACCGATACCTGGGACGCAGAAACTGACCTGCCGTTGGTACGACGTCCTCGCGACAAAGGAACCTTTGGGATCACGCGTTACTTTGGCGACGGCTGCGGCTCGATCACCATGGCGGCCCGCATGATCGGCCAACGGCTCGATGCTCGCGATGGTTCGGTCGTGCTGGCGAACTACAACGTGATCGATGTCTACGGCGACTACTGGATTACGCCTGACATGCGTTGGTTCTATAAAATCGACAATCTGCTGAACGAGCAGTACGAAGAGATCACCGGCTACGCGACTTCCGACGCGGCAATTTACAGCGGCGTGGAGTGGACGTTCTAACCAACGTTCTCCCCACATCCTAACGCGACAGGCCCTTCGTGAAGCCGCTCACGAAGGGCCTTTTTTTATCGGGAGAACCGTTTAGTCAGGACATTCTCGAAAGCCGCAGGACCAACTTTTCGGATGATACCGAATTAAAAATCGGTACCACCCAATGCAATCCGCATCACGCAATGATCCGGCAGCCGATTAGGTTTTGTCGCAGGCGTTTGATGCCCTCGGGCGAGATT is a window of Bremerella sp. TYQ1 DNA encoding:
- a CDS encoding TonB-dependent siderophore receptor, with the translated sequence MKLKYGWGPPKFGALCLLGFACWTSSASAQELLPADVSAVQPVAFQDGEGESVVEQVPDVPQIADDEAEMLPPVIVRSQPNSGDSQRDYDATFSNATVVTPTAMNTEERKFGGSVQVIARDQIEQSDAFTVGEILARQPGVDVVNSGGPGGVRSIFLRGANSQHTKVLIDGSPVNDPSSPSRGFDAANLTLDNVERIEILQGPQSLLYGSEAIGGVVNIITRRGEGPLSGAISAQGGAYETHREGGYIQGSSGAFDYSFSGSWLDTQSFSAATSGVERDPFEVGSLAGAFGVQLTDNTEFVYRLRYTDATARIDDAAFSLGSPPTDDLTRVNLTKNFVQRFEVNNEILDGNIRQQFAYDYVDYERQDTDDFFPSNFDGATRQFTYLGTAVLWPDHEFSVGVQHWDESATTEYLPSAPSTASQYQSGIFFQDQISFWDRLHLTAGVRWDDHSEAGAHQTYRTTAAYEIHETGTRLRGSLGTGYRAPSLSENILPFGNPNLRPERSRGWEYGIDQSLWNEQVVLGATYFRNDYRDLILYDSATFTLLNIGQARSHGVELTADWYINAAWTVWGSFTHTDTWDAETDLPLVRRPRDKGTFGITRYFGDGCGSITMAARMIGQRLDARDGSVVLANYNVIDVYGDYWITPDMRWFYKIDNLLNEQYEEITGYATSDAAIYSGVEWTF